One Kitasatospora sp. MAP12-44 DNA segment encodes these proteins:
- a CDS encoding class I SAM-dependent methyltransferase produces the protein MEIEIFEALLTDRGQQLLAELREHAPGQELALATRLRREHPAELVSAAIGQAQLRQRARAKFGEDADRMYFTPNGVEQSTRRSVAEWRAQRFAALGVRRLADLCGGIGGDAIALARAGIAVLAVDRDPLACAAAAANAAALGLAELIEVRCADVTETAVEGFDAVFTDPARRTTKGRVFDPAAYSPPLAWAIEAGRSTPYGALKIAPGIPHDAVPEDAEAEWVSDHGDVKEAVLWFGTKAAEPHRATLLPGGRTLTGGRLPDPPAGPIRRYLYEPDGAVIRAHLVAEVAEQVGGTLLDPMIAYLTSDQLVPTPYAHAYEVTDVLPFNIKKLKALLRSRGVGTVVIKKRGIGLTPEELRRALKPEGANEATVVMTRIGSTPMMMLAQPVKAAG, from the coding sequence GTGGAGATCGAGATTTTTGAGGCCCTGCTCACCGACCGGGGCCAGCAGCTGCTGGCCGAGCTGCGGGAGCACGCGCCCGGCCAGGAGCTGGCGCTGGCCACCCGGCTGCGCCGCGAGCACCCGGCCGAGCTGGTCTCCGCAGCGATCGGGCAGGCGCAGCTGCGCCAGCGGGCCCGCGCCAAGTTCGGCGAGGACGCCGACCGGATGTACTTCACGCCCAACGGCGTCGAGCAGTCCACCCGGCGCAGCGTGGCCGAGTGGCGCGCGCAGCGCTTCGCGGCGCTCGGCGTGCGGCGGCTGGCCGACCTCTGCGGCGGCATCGGCGGCGACGCGATCGCGCTGGCCCGGGCCGGGATCGCGGTGCTCGCCGTCGACCGCGACCCGCTGGCCTGCGCGGCTGCCGCCGCCAACGCCGCCGCGCTCGGGCTCGCCGAGCTGATCGAGGTGCGCTGCGCCGACGTCACCGAGACCGCCGTCGAGGGCTTCGACGCGGTCTTCACCGACCCCGCCCGGCGCACCACCAAGGGCAGGGTCTTCGACCCCGCCGCGTACTCCCCGCCGCTCGCCTGGGCCATCGAGGCCGGCCGGAGCACCCCGTACGGCGCGCTCAAGATCGCGCCGGGCATCCCGCACGACGCGGTCCCCGAGGACGCCGAGGCCGAGTGGGTCTCCGACCACGGGGACGTCAAGGAGGCCGTGCTCTGGTTCGGCACCAAGGCCGCCGAGCCGCACCGCGCCACCCTGCTGCCGGGCGGGCGCACGCTGACCGGCGGCCGGCTCCCCGACCCTCCCGCCGGCCCGATCCGCCGCTACCTCTACGAGCCGGACGGTGCGGTGATCCGCGCCCACCTGGTCGCCGAGGTCGCCGAGCAGGTGGGCGGCACGCTACTGGATCCGATGATCGCCTACCTGACGTCCGATCAGCTGGTCCCGACCCCCTACGCGCACGCGTACGAGGTGACCGACGTGCTGCCGTTCAACATCAAGAAGCTCAAGGCGCTGCTGCGCTCGCGCGGCGTCGGCACCGTGGTGATCAAGAAGCGCGGCATCGGCCTGACCCCGGAGGAGCTGCGCCGCGCCCTCAAACCCGAGGGCGCGAACGAGGCGACGGTCGTGATGACCCGGATCGGCAGCACCCCGATGATGATGCTCGCCCAGCCGGTCAAGGCCGCGGGCTAG
- a CDS encoding polysaccharide deacetylase family protein, whose protein sequence is MRTYDWGRARTYLAGSLVVAAAISGCGSSAGPHNAQGGPPAAGQPALPPPATTLPTGAPSGAVDPAAWAKWKLQPLPAAPPAPAVKPVKLTKTGTVPVISSIPTTDKVVFVTIDDGAEKDPKFIEMMNDLKVPITMFLMNDTIKDNYGYFKPLQALGNSIQNHTLHHPAMSTKSAAEQKAEVCGDQQVITQQYGTAPFLFRPPYGDGAHTPTLNTAVQQCGPRAVVIWQETMQIHDMQYQTADKKLKPGDIILAHFRGPSELKGETMTEMFGELLSRIQEQGFAVARLDDYIQPPS, encoded by the coding sequence GTGAGGACGTACGACTGGGGCCGGGCGAGGACGTATCTGGCCGGTTCGCTGGTGGTGGCCGCCGCGATCAGCGGCTGCGGCAGCAGCGCGGGCCCGCACAACGCGCAGGGCGGCCCGCCGGCGGCCGGCCAGCCCGCGCTGCCGCCGCCGGCCACCACGCTGCCGACCGGGGCACCGTCCGGGGCCGTCGACCCGGCCGCCTGGGCCAAGTGGAAGCTCCAGCCGCTGCCGGCCGCCCCGCCGGCCCCGGCGGTCAAGCCCGTCAAGCTCACCAAGACCGGCACGGTCCCGGTGATCAGCTCGATCCCGACCACCGACAAGGTGGTCTTCGTGACGATCGACGACGGCGCGGAGAAGGACCCCAAGTTCATCGAGATGATGAACGACCTGAAGGTCCCGATCACGATGTTCCTGATGAACGACACCATCAAGGACAACTACGGCTACTTCAAGCCGTTGCAGGCGCTCGGCAACTCGATCCAGAACCACACGCTGCACCACCCGGCGATGAGCACCAAGTCGGCCGCCGAGCAGAAGGCCGAGGTCTGCGGCGACCAGCAGGTCATCACCCAGCAGTACGGCACCGCGCCGTTCCTGTTCCGCCCGCCGTACGGCGACGGCGCGCACACCCCGACGCTCAACACGGCCGTCCAGCAGTGCGGTCCGCGCGCGGTGGTGATCTGGCAGGAGACCATGCAGATCCACGACATGCAGTACCAGACGGCCGACAAGAAGCTGAAGCCCGGCGACATCATCCTGGCGCACTTCCGCGGCCCGTCGGAGCTCAAGGGCGAGACGATGACCGAGATGTTCGGCGAGCTGCTCAGCCGGATCCAGGAGCAGGGCTTCGCGGTGGCCAGGCTGGACGACTACATCCAGCCGCCCAGCTAG
- the groES gene encoding co-chaperone GroES yields the protein MTTASSKVAIKPLEDRIVVQPLDAETTTASGLVIPDTAKEKPQEGVVLAVGPGRFEDGNRLPLDVAVGDVVLYSKYGGTEVKYQGEEYLVLSARDVLAIIEK from the coding sequence GTGACCACCGCCAGCAGCAAGGTTGCCATCAAGCCGCTTGAGGACCGCATTGTGGTCCAGCCGCTCGACGCCGAGACCACCACGGCCTCCGGCCTGGTTATCCCGGACACCGCCAAGGAGAAGCCCCAGGAGGGCGTTGTCCTGGCCGTCGGCCCGGGCCGCTTCGAGGACGGTAACCGTCTTCCGCTCGACGTCGCCGTCGGCGACGTCGTCCTGTACTCCAAGTACGGCGGCACCGAGGTGAAGTACCAGGGCGAGGAGTACCTCGTCCTCTCGGCTCGCGACGTTCTCGCCATCATCGAGAAGTAA